In Ictalurus furcatus strain D&B chromosome 23, Billie_1.0, whole genome shotgun sequence, a single window of DNA contains:
- the LOC128599849 gene encoding uncharacterized protein LOC128599849 isoform X4 produces MGNSFCCPSSNPCDHTVDETQGLLNSPDSKVTARPLTTDCVSQALEVEESSKNEADCIRQEKDVVSTQPKAAPKSVEGSVQSSYGSVIQMLHTDVSLTAQTSQSVSEVPEELVDAATTATETKKDDETTKETPTFATEVTDTLVVNAPTELAKVKEETEAQLTDALKKEDKAGEHKLMVQDAAEEGPADELHDAQVDTEKEVAEQDTEERPAEADKNEDSAEIKRNKEAGEVAREKEELKTPVEEVLPMMDTLQNKEPVLNNLTIDEHEVKGLLTPKDIAENRADTLLPENSSQEPEVSLSEPSCEVDKTALAIEKSVAGKVLENHEEHVVSTMSEMKEDRLPPKTQETSEQESSPTVNITEESTVNYIENGLMDDLTGDLKDENPAEVEVEVPESTDILQKPCEEPSHIENQELMCEPPANSNSASIAEQVEKPESTDNAEVQMTITECVKKEDVGEACQNGLHTHAPVEKPESTEKSDEQVDENGPVEAFLLDHDLMEEMEPAHQASENDETTTEDEKENAESNQAQKGEIIFSSSHDLKVALIPVSDIENIAEKEEEHEDSEDLYRAHDEIEQEQAKEMKLMPILEFTTLLSVPGVEKCSLAAPVDILAYSEREWKGNTAKSNLIRKGYSEISCSFTALRRVRGDNYCSLRATLYQVLATTTHTPAWLLEEDFTSLPEKIEAQEHLIGMWAFPPQCVKAGEDEDAVEKLKHYLELLQKRWQAAVESESLEDKQAVCDQVFQGGEEEYALLEVLKFLMLVKAVELHSKMQAEHEVPVFCWLLFARDTSENPRMFFSNHLSQVGFSGGLEQNS; encoded by the exons ATGGGAAACAGCTTTTGCTGCCCGTCATCAAACCCGTGCGATCATACGGTGGATGAAACGCAGGGGCTGCTGAACTCGCCCGATTCGAAGGTTACAGCCAGGCCGCTAACGACTGATTGCGTCAGCCAAGCACTGGAGGTTGAGGAGAG CAGCAAAAATGAAGCAGACTGCATACGACAAGAAAAAGATGTAGTCAGCACGCAACCGAAAGCAGCTCCTAAGTCAGTTGAGGGGTCTGTACAGAGTTCTTATGGTTCTGTAATCCAGATGCTCCACACTGATGTCTCTCTCACTGCACAAACTAGCCAAAGTGTGTCAGAAGTGCCAGAGGAACTAGTAGATGCTGCAACTACAGCCACAGAAACGAAAAAGGATGATGAGACTACAAAAGAGACCCCGACTTTTGCCACTGAAGTCACTGATACATTGGTAGTTAATGCACCAACAGAGTTGGCTAAAGTGAAAGAGGAAACCGAGGCTCAATTAACTGACGCACTGAAAAAAGAGGACAAAGCAGGTGAGCATAAGTTGATGGTGCAGGATGCAGCAGAAGAAGGTCCTGCTGATGAGCTACATGATGCGCAGGTGGACACAGAGAAGGAGGTTGCTGAACAGGACACCGAGGAGAGACCAGCTGAAGCAGATAAAAATGAGGATTCTGCTgagataaaaagaaataaagaagctGGTGAGGTAGCTAGAGAGAAGGAggaactcaaaacacctgtaGAAGAGGTTTTACCTATGATGGATACCCTCCAAAACAAGGAGCCAGTTCTGAATAACTTGACAATTGATGAACATGAAGTAAAAGGACTCCTGACTCCAAAGGACATAGCAGAGAACAGAGCAGATACCTTGCTACCAGAAAATTCCAGTCAGGAACCCGAGGTCTCTTTATCAGAGCCCTCATGTGAGGTAGATAAAACAGCATTAGCCATTGAAAAATCAGTTGCTGGTAAAGTGCTAGAAAACCATGAAGAGCATGTTGTTTCCACCATGTCTGAAATGAAAGAAGACCGTTTACCTCCTAAAACTCAGGAAACTTCAGAGCAGGAGTCCTCTCCAACAGTGAACATTACTGAGGAATCCACTGTGAACTATATAGAAAATGGCCTCATGGATGACTTGACTGGTGATTTGAAAGATGAGAACCCAGCTGAGGTGGAGGTAGAAGTACCTGAATCGACTGATATATTGCAGAAACCATGTGAGGAACCTTCACATATTGAGAATCAAGAGCTGATGTGTGAACCCCCTGCCAACAGTAATAG TGCCAGCATCGCAGAGCAGGTGGAGAAACCAGAGTCCACAGACAATGCAGAAGTCCAGATGACAATCACCGAGTGTGTAAAAAAGGAAGATGTTGGAGAGGCTTGTCAGAATGGTTTGCACACACACGCTCCTGTAGAGAAGCCTGAATCTACAGAGAAGTCGGA TGAGCAAGTTGATGAAAATGGTCCAGTCGAGGCATTCTTACTGGATCATGACCTCATGGAAGAGATGGAGCCAGCGCACCAGGCCAGTGAGAATGATGAGACAACAACAGAAGacgaaaaagaaaatgcagaaagCAACCAGGCCCAAAAAGGAGAGATTATTTTCAGCAGTAGCCATGACTTGAAAGTTGCACTGATACCTGTGAGTGACATAGAAAACATTgcagagaaggaggaggagcacGAGGA cAGTGAAGACCTCTACCGGGCACACGATGAGATTGAACAAGAGCAGGCCAAAGAAATGAAACTGATGCCAATCCTGGAGTTTACAA CTCTTCTTTCAGTCCCTGGAGTGGAGAAGTGCAGCTTAGCCGCTCCTGTTGACATTTTGGcctacagtgagagagagtggaagGGAAATACAGCCAAGAGTAATCTCATCAGAAAG GGCTACTCTGAGATATCTTGTAGTTTTACTGCGCTGAGGAGAGTAAGGGGGGACAACTACTGCTCTCTGAGAGCTACACTGTATCAGGTGCTGGCCACTACAACGCACACACCAGCCTGGCTACTGGAGGAAGATTTCACATCG TTGCCAGAAAAAATTGAAGCTCAGGAGCATTTGATAGGTATGTGGGCGTTCCCCCCTCAGTGTGTCAAAGCAGGAGAGGATGAGGATGCTGTGGAGAAACTTAAACACTATCTGGAGCTCCTGCAGAAAAGA tgGCAGGCAGCAGTCGAGTCAGAGAGCTTGGAGGATAAGCAGGCCGTGTGTGATCaggtgtttcagggtggagaaGAAGAGTATGCTCTTCTGGAGGTGCTGAAGTTCCTCATGCTGGTTAAGGCAGTGGAGCTTCATAGCAAAATGCAGGCAGAACACGAAGTGCCTGTCTTCTGTTGGCTACTGTTTGCCCGTGACACGTCTGAAAACCCCAGAATGTTCTTCAGCAATCACCTGAGCCAAGTTGGCTTCAGTGGCGGCCTAGAACAG aattcatga
- the LOC128599849 gene encoding uncharacterized protein LOC128599849 isoform X2, translated as MGNSFCCPSSNPCDHTVDETQGLLNSPDSKVTARPLTTDCVSQALEVEESSKNEADCIRQEKDVVSTQPKAAPKSVEGSVQSSYGSVIQMLHTDVSLTAQTSQSVSEVPEELVDAATTATETKKDDETTKETPTFATEVTDTLVVNAPTELAKVKEETEAQLTDALKKEDKAGEHKLMVQDAAEEGPADELHDAQVDTEKEVAEQDTEERPAEADKNEDSAEIKRNKEAGEVAREKEELKTPVEEVLPMMDTLQNKEPVLNNLTIDEHEVKGLLTPKDIAENRADTLLPENSSQEPEVSLSEPSCEVDKTALAIEKSVAGKVLENHEEHVVSTMSEMKEDRLPPKTQETSEQESSPTVNITEESTVNYIENGLMDDLTGDLKDENPAEVEVEVPESTDILQKPCEEPSHIENQELMCEPPANSNSASIAEQVEKPESTDNAEVQMTITECVKKEDVGEACQNGLHTHAPVEKPESTEKSDEQVDENGPVEAFLLDHDLMEEMEPAHQASENDETTTEDEKENAESNQAQKGEIIFSSSHDLKVALIPVSDIENIAEKEEEHEDEDLYRAHDEIEQEQAKEMKLMPILEFTTLLSVPGVEKCSLAAPVDILAYSEREWKGNTAKSNLIRKGYSEISCSFTALRRVRGDNYCSLRATLYQVLATTTHTPAWLLEEDFTSLPEKIEAQEHLIGMWAFPPQCVKAGEDEDAVEKLKHYLELLQKRWQAAVESESLEDKQAVCDQVFQGGEEEYALLEVLKFLMLVKAVELHSKMQAEHEVPVFCWLLFARDTSENPRMFFSNHLSQVGFSGGLEQVEMFLLGYALQHTIQTFRLYKTDTEEFVTHYPDDHKQDWPCVCIITEDDRHYNVPIRKPTQYRV; from the exons ATGGGAAACAGCTTTTGCTGCCCGTCATCAAACCCGTGCGATCATACGGTGGATGAAACGCAGGGGCTGCTGAACTCGCCCGATTCGAAGGTTACAGCCAGGCCGCTAACGACTGATTGCGTCAGCCAAGCACTGGAGGTTGAGGAGAG CAGCAAAAATGAAGCAGACTGCATACGACAAGAAAAAGATGTAGTCAGCACGCAACCGAAAGCAGCTCCTAAGTCAGTTGAGGGGTCTGTACAGAGTTCTTATGGTTCTGTAATCCAGATGCTCCACACTGATGTCTCTCTCACTGCACAAACTAGCCAAAGTGTGTCAGAAGTGCCAGAGGAACTAGTAGATGCTGCAACTACAGCCACAGAAACGAAAAAGGATGATGAGACTACAAAAGAGACCCCGACTTTTGCCACTGAAGTCACTGATACATTGGTAGTTAATGCACCAACAGAGTTGGCTAAAGTGAAAGAGGAAACCGAGGCTCAATTAACTGACGCACTGAAAAAAGAGGACAAAGCAGGTGAGCATAAGTTGATGGTGCAGGATGCAGCAGAAGAAGGTCCTGCTGATGAGCTACATGATGCGCAGGTGGACACAGAGAAGGAGGTTGCTGAACAGGACACCGAGGAGAGACCAGCTGAAGCAGATAAAAATGAGGATTCTGCTgagataaaaagaaataaagaagctGGTGAGGTAGCTAGAGAGAAGGAggaactcaaaacacctgtaGAAGAGGTTTTACCTATGATGGATACCCTCCAAAACAAGGAGCCAGTTCTGAATAACTTGACAATTGATGAACATGAAGTAAAAGGACTCCTGACTCCAAAGGACATAGCAGAGAACAGAGCAGATACCTTGCTACCAGAAAATTCCAGTCAGGAACCCGAGGTCTCTTTATCAGAGCCCTCATGTGAGGTAGATAAAACAGCATTAGCCATTGAAAAATCAGTTGCTGGTAAAGTGCTAGAAAACCATGAAGAGCATGTTGTTTCCACCATGTCTGAAATGAAAGAAGACCGTTTACCTCCTAAAACTCAGGAAACTTCAGAGCAGGAGTCCTCTCCAACAGTGAACATTACTGAGGAATCCACTGTGAACTATATAGAAAATGGCCTCATGGATGACTTGACTGGTGATTTGAAAGATGAGAACCCAGCTGAGGTGGAGGTAGAAGTACCTGAATCGACTGATATATTGCAGAAACCATGTGAGGAACCTTCACATATTGAGAATCAAGAGCTGATGTGTGAACCCCCTGCCAACAGTAATAG TGCCAGCATCGCAGAGCAGGTGGAGAAACCAGAGTCCACAGACAATGCAGAAGTCCAGATGACAATCACCGAGTGTGTAAAAAAGGAAGATGTTGGAGAGGCTTGTCAGAATGGTTTGCACACACACGCTCCTGTAGAGAAGCCTGAATCTACAGAGAAGTCGGA TGAGCAAGTTGATGAAAATGGTCCAGTCGAGGCATTCTTACTGGATCATGACCTCATGGAAGAGATGGAGCCAGCGCACCAGGCCAGTGAGAATGATGAGACAACAACAGAAGacgaaaaagaaaatgcagaaagCAACCAGGCCCAAAAAGGAGAGATTATTTTCAGCAGTAGCCATGACTTGAAAGTTGCACTGATACCTGTGAGTGACATAGAAAACATTgcagagaaggaggaggagcacGAGGA TGAAGACCTCTACCGGGCACACGATGAGATTGAACAAGAGCAGGCCAAAGAAATGAAACTGATGCCAATCCTGGAGTTTACAA CTCTTCTTTCAGTCCCTGGAGTGGAGAAGTGCAGCTTAGCCGCTCCTGTTGACATTTTGGcctacagtgagagagagtggaagGGAAATACAGCCAAGAGTAATCTCATCAGAAAG GGCTACTCTGAGATATCTTGTAGTTTTACTGCGCTGAGGAGAGTAAGGGGGGACAACTACTGCTCTCTGAGAGCTACACTGTATCAGGTGCTGGCCACTACAACGCACACACCAGCCTGGCTACTGGAGGAAGATTTCACATCG TTGCCAGAAAAAATTGAAGCTCAGGAGCATTTGATAGGTATGTGGGCGTTCCCCCCTCAGTGTGTCAAAGCAGGAGAGGATGAGGATGCTGTGGAGAAACTTAAACACTATCTGGAGCTCCTGCAGAAAAGA tgGCAGGCAGCAGTCGAGTCAGAGAGCTTGGAGGATAAGCAGGCCGTGTGTGATCaggtgtttcagggtggagaaGAAGAGTATGCTCTTCTGGAGGTGCTGAAGTTCCTCATGCTGGTTAAGGCAGTGGAGCTTCATAGCAAAATGCAGGCAGAACACGAAGTGCCTGTCTTCTGTTGGCTACTGTTTGCCCGTGACACGTCTGAAAACCCCAGAATGTTCTTCAGCAATCACCTGAGCCAAGTTGGCTTCAGTGGCGGCCTAGAACAG
- the LOC128599849 gene encoding uncharacterized protein LOC128599849 isoform X1 produces MGNSFCCPSSNPCDHTVDETQGLLNSPDSKVTARPLTTDCVSQALEVEESSKNEADCIRQEKDVVSTQPKAAPKSVEGSVQSSYGSVIQMLHTDVSLTAQTSQSVSEVPEELVDAATTATETKKDDETTKETPTFATEVTDTLVVNAPTELAKVKEETEAQLTDALKKEDKAGEHKLMVQDAAEEGPADELHDAQVDTEKEVAEQDTEERPAEADKNEDSAEIKRNKEAGEVAREKEELKTPVEEVLPMMDTLQNKEPVLNNLTIDEHEVKGLLTPKDIAENRADTLLPENSSQEPEVSLSEPSCEVDKTALAIEKSVAGKVLENHEEHVVSTMSEMKEDRLPPKTQETSEQESSPTVNITEESTVNYIENGLMDDLTGDLKDENPAEVEVEVPESTDILQKPCEEPSHIENQELMCEPPANSNSASIAEQVEKPESTDNAEVQMTITECVKKEDVGEACQNGLHTHAPVEKPESTEKSDEQVDENGPVEAFLLDHDLMEEMEPAHQASENDETTTEDEKENAESNQAQKGEIIFSSSHDLKVALIPVSDIENIAEKEEEHEDSEDLYRAHDEIEQEQAKEMKLMPILEFTTLLSVPGVEKCSLAAPVDILAYSEREWKGNTAKSNLIRKGYSEISCSFTALRRVRGDNYCSLRATLYQVLATTTHTPAWLLEEDFTSLPEKIEAQEHLIGMWAFPPQCVKAGEDEDAVEKLKHYLELLQKRWQAAVESESLEDKQAVCDQVFQGGEEEYALLEVLKFLMLVKAVELHSKMQAEHEVPVFCWLLFARDTSENPRMFFSNHLSQVGFSGGLEQVEMFLLGYALQHTIQTFRLYKTDTEEFVTHYPDDHKQDWPCVCIITEDDRHYNVPIRKPTQYRV; encoded by the exons ATGGGAAACAGCTTTTGCTGCCCGTCATCAAACCCGTGCGATCATACGGTGGATGAAACGCAGGGGCTGCTGAACTCGCCCGATTCGAAGGTTACAGCCAGGCCGCTAACGACTGATTGCGTCAGCCAAGCACTGGAGGTTGAGGAGAG CAGCAAAAATGAAGCAGACTGCATACGACAAGAAAAAGATGTAGTCAGCACGCAACCGAAAGCAGCTCCTAAGTCAGTTGAGGGGTCTGTACAGAGTTCTTATGGTTCTGTAATCCAGATGCTCCACACTGATGTCTCTCTCACTGCACAAACTAGCCAAAGTGTGTCAGAAGTGCCAGAGGAACTAGTAGATGCTGCAACTACAGCCACAGAAACGAAAAAGGATGATGAGACTACAAAAGAGACCCCGACTTTTGCCACTGAAGTCACTGATACATTGGTAGTTAATGCACCAACAGAGTTGGCTAAAGTGAAAGAGGAAACCGAGGCTCAATTAACTGACGCACTGAAAAAAGAGGACAAAGCAGGTGAGCATAAGTTGATGGTGCAGGATGCAGCAGAAGAAGGTCCTGCTGATGAGCTACATGATGCGCAGGTGGACACAGAGAAGGAGGTTGCTGAACAGGACACCGAGGAGAGACCAGCTGAAGCAGATAAAAATGAGGATTCTGCTgagataaaaagaaataaagaagctGGTGAGGTAGCTAGAGAGAAGGAggaactcaaaacacctgtaGAAGAGGTTTTACCTATGATGGATACCCTCCAAAACAAGGAGCCAGTTCTGAATAACTTGACAATTGATGAACATGAAGTAAAAGGACTCCTGACTCCAAAGGACATAGCAGAGAACAGAGCAGATACCTTGCTACCAGAAAATTCCAGTCAGGAACCCGAGGTCTCTTTATCAGAGCCCTCATGTGAGGTAGATAAAACAGCATTAGCCATTGAAAAATCAGTTGCTGGTAAAGTGCTAGAAAACCATGAAGAGCATGTTGTTTCCACCATGTCTGAAATGAAAGAAGACCGTTTACCTCCTAAAACTCAGGAAACTTCAGAGCAGGAGTCCTCTCCAACAGTGAACATTACTGAGGAATCCACTGTGAACTATATAGAAAATGGCCTCATGGATGACTTGACTGGTGATTTGAAAGATGAGAACCCAGCTGAGGTGGAGGTAGAAGTACCTGAATCGACTGATATATTGCAGAAACCATGTGAGGAACCTTCACATATTGAGAATCAAGAGCTGATGTGTGAACCCCCTGCCAACAGTAATAG TGCCAGCATCGCAGAGCAGGTGGAGAAACCAGAGTCCACAGACAATGCAGAAGTCCAGATGACAATCACCGAGTGTGTAAAAAAGGAAGATGTTGGAGAGGCTTGTCAGAATGGTTTGCACACACACGCTCCTGTAGAGAAGCCTGAATCTACAGAGAAGTCGGA TGAGCAAGTTGATGAAAATGGTCCAGTCGAGGCATTCTTACTGGATCATGACCTCATGGAAGAGATGGAGCCAGCGCACCAGGCCAGTGAGAATGATGAGACAACAACAGAAGacgaaaaagaaaatgcagaaagCAACCAGGCCCAAAAAGGAGAGATTATTTTCAGCAGTAGCCATGACTTGAAAGTTGCACTGATACCTGTGAGTGACATAGAAAACATTgcagagaaggaggaggagcacGAGGA cAGTGAAGACCTCTACCGGGCACACGATGAGATTGAACAAGAGCAGGCCAAAGAAATGAAACTGATGCCAATCCTGGAGTTTACAA CTCTTCTTTCAGTCCCTGGAGTGGAGAAGTGCAGCTTAGCCGCTCCTGTTGACATTTTGGcctacagtgagagagagtggaagGGAAATACAGCCAAGAGTAATCTCATCAGAAAG GGCTACTCTGAGATATCTTGTAGTTTTACTGCGCTGAGGAGAGTAAGGGGGGACAACTACTGCTCTCTGAGAGCTACACTGTATCAGGTGCTGGCCACTACAACGCACACACCAGCCTGGCTACTGGAGGAAGATTTCACATCG TTGCCAGAAAAAATTGAAGCTCAGGAGCATTTGATAGGTATGTGGGCGTTCCCCCCTCAGTGTGTCAAAGCAGGAGAGGATGAGGATGCTGTGGAGAAACTTAAACACTATCTGGAGCTCCTGCAGAAAAGA tgGCAGGCAGCAGTCGAGTCAGAGAGCTTGGAGGATAAGCAGGCCGTGTGTGATCaggtgtttcagggtggagaaGAAGAGTATGCTCTTCTGGAGGTGCTGAAGTTCCTCATGCTGGTTAAGGCAGTGGAGCTTCATAGCAAAATGCAGGCAGAACACGAAGTGCCTGTCTTCTGTTGGCTACTGTTTGCCCGTGACACGTCTGAAAACCCCAGAATGTTCTTCAGCAATCACCTGAGCCAAGTTGGCTTCAGTGGCGGCCTAGAACAG
- the LOC128599849 gene encoding uncharacterized protein LOC128599849 isoform X3, protein MGNSFCCPSSNPCDHTVDETQGLLNSPDSKVTARPLTTDCVSQALEVEESSKNEADCIRQEKDVVSTQPKAAPKSVEGSVQSSYGSVIQMLHTDVSLTAQTSQSVSEVPEELVDAATTATETKKDDETTKETPTFATEVTDTLVVNAPTELAKVKEETEAQLTDALKKEDKAGEHKLMVQDAAEEGPADELHDAQVDTEKEVAEQDTEERPAEADKNEDSAEIKRNKEAGEVAREKEELKTPVEEVLPMMDTLQNKEPVLNNLTIDEHEVKGLLTPKDIAENRADTLLPENSSQEPEVSLSEPSCEVDKTALAIEKSVAGKVLENHEEHVVSTMSEMKEDRLPPKTQETSEQESSPTVNITEESTVNYIENGLMDDLTGDLKDENPAEVEVEVPESTDILQKPCEEPSHIENQELMCEPPANSNSASIAEQVEKPESTDNAEVQMTITECVKKEDVGEACQNGLHTHAPVEKPESTEKSDEQVDENGPVEAFLLDHDLMEEMEPAHQASENDETTTEDEKENAESNQAQKGEIIFSSSHDLKVALIPVSDIENIAEKEEEHEDSEDLYRAHDEIEQEQAKEMKLMPILEFTIPGVEKCSLAAPVDILAYSEREWKGNTAKSNLIRKGYSEISCSFTALRRVRGDNYCSLRATLYQVLATTTHTPAWLLEEDFTSLPEKIEAQEHLIGMWAFPPQCVKAGEDEDAVEKLKHYLELLQKRWQAAVESESLEDKQAVCDQVFQGGEEEYALLEVLKFLMLVKAVELHSKMQAEHEVPVFCWLLFARDTSENPRMFFSNHLSQVGFSGGLEQVEMFLLGYALQHTIQTFRLYKTDTEEFVTHYPDDHKQDWPCVCIITEDDRHYNVPIRKPTQYRV, encoded by the exons ATGGGAAACAGCTTTTGCTGCCCGTCATCAAACCCGTGCGATCATACGGTGGATGAAACGCAGGGGCTGCTGAACTCGCCCGATTCGAAGGTTACAGCCAGGCCGCTAACGACTGATTGCGTCAGCCAAGCACTGGAGGTTGAGGAGAG CAGCAAAAATGAAGCAGACTGCATACGACAAGAAAAAGATGTAGTCAGCACGCAACCGAAAGCAGCTCCTAAGTCAGTTGAGGGGTCTGTACAGAGTTCTTATGGTTCTGTAATCCAGATGCTCCACACTGATGTCTCTCTCACTGCACAAACTAGCCAAAGTGTGTCAGAAGTGCCAGAGGAACTAGTAGATGCTGCAACTACAGCCACAGAAACGAAAAAGGATGATGAGACTACAAAAGAGACCCCGACTTTTGCCACTGAAGTCACTGATACATTGGTAGTTAATGCACCAACAGAGTTGGCTAAAGTGAAAGAGGAAACCGAGGCTCAATTAACTGACGCACTGAAAAAAGAGGACAAAGCAGGTGAGCATAAGTTGATGGTGCAGGATGCAGCAGAAGAAGGTCCTGCTGATGAGCTACATGATGCGCAGGTGGACACAGAGAAGGAGGTTGCTGAACAGGACACCGAGGAGAGACCAGCTGAAGCAGATAAAAATGAGGATTCTGCTgagataaaaagaaataaagaagctGGTGAGGTAGCTAGAGAGAAGGAggaactcaaaacacctgtaGAAGAGGTTTTACCTATGATGGATACCCTCCAAAACAAGGAGCCAGTTCTGAATAACTTGACAATTGATGAACATGAAGTAAAAGGACTCCTGACTCCAAAGGACATAGCAGAGAACAGAGCAGATACCTTGCTACCAGAAAATTCCAGTCAGGAACCCGAGGTCTCTTTATCAGAGCCCTCATGTGAGGTAGATAAAACAGCATTAGCCATTGAAAAATCAGTTGCTGGTAAAGTGCTAGAAAACCATGAAGAGCATGTTGTTTCCACCATGTCTGAAATGAAAGAAGACCGTTTACCTCCTAAAACTCAGGAAACTTCAGAGCAGGAGTCCTCTCCAACAGTGAACATTACTGAGGAATCCACTGTGAACTATATAGAAAATGGCCTCATGGATGACTTGACTGGTGATTTGAAAGATGAGAACCCAGCTGAGGTGGAGGTAGAAGTACCTGAATCGACTGATATATTGCAGAAACCATGTGAGGAACCTTCACATATTGAGAATCAAGAGCTGATGTGTGAACCCCCTGCCAACAGTAATAG TGCCAGCATCGCAGAGCAGGTGGAGAAACCAGAGTCCACAGACAATGCAGAAGTCCAGATGACAATCACCGAGTGTGTAAAAAAGGAAGATGTTGGAGAGGCTTGTCAGAATGGTTTGCACACACACGCTCCTGTAGAGAAGCCTGAATCTACAGAGAAGTCGGA TGAGCAAGTTGATGAAAATGGTCCAGTCGAGGCATTCTTACTGGATCATGACCTCATGGAAGAGATGGAGCCAGCGCACCAGGCCAGTGAGAATGATGAGACAACAACAGAAGacgaaaaagaaaatgcagaaagCAACCAGGCCCAAAAAGGAGAGATTATTTTCAGCAGTAGCCATGACTTGAAAGTTGCACTGATACCTGTGAGTGACATAGAAAACATTgcagagaaggaggaggagcacGAGGA cAGTGAAGACCTCTACCGGGCACACGATGAGATTGAACAAGAGCAGGCCAAAGAAATGAAACTGATGCCAATCCTGGAGTTTACAA TCCCTGGAGTGGAGAAGTGCAGCTTAGCCGCTCCTGTTGACATTTTGGcctacagtgagagagagtggaagGGAAATACAGCCAAGAGTAATCTCATCAGAAAG GGCTACTCTGAGATATCTTGTAGTTTTACTGCGCTGAGGAGAGTAAGGGGGGACAACTACTGCTCTCTGAGAGCTACACTGTATCAGGTGCTGGCCACTACAACGCACACACCAGCCTGGCTACTGGAGGAAGATTTCACATCG TTGCCAGAAAAAATTGAAGCTCAGGAGCATTTGATAGGTATGTGGGCGTTCCCCCCTCAGTGTGTCAAAGCAGGAGAGGATGAGGATGCTGTGGAGAAACTTAAACACTATCTGGAGCTCCTGCAGAAAAGA tgGCAGGCAGCAGTCGAGTCAGAGAGCTTGGAGGATAAGCAGGCCGTGTGTGATCaggtgtttcagggtggagaaGAAGAGTATGCTCTTCTGGAGGTGCTGAAGTTCCTCATGCTGGTTAAGGCAGTGGAGCTTCATAGCAAAATGCAGGCAGAACACGAAGTGCCTGTCTTCTGTTGGCTACTGTTTGCCCGTGACACGTCTGAAAACCCCAGAATGTTCTTCAGCAATCACCTGAGCCAAGTTGGCTTCAGTGGCGGCCTAGAACAG